The following are encoded together in the Microtus pennsylvanicus isolate mMicPen1 chromosome 8, mMicPen1.hap1, whole genome shotgun sequence genome:
- the Tas2r42 gene encoding LOW QUALITY PROTEIN: taste receptor type 2 member 42 (The sequence of the model RefSeq protein was modified relative to this genomic sequence to represent the inferred CDS: deleted 2 bases in 1 codon): MFMTLMTAGFITGMLGNVFIGLVNCYDWVKTHKVTFINFILICLAVSRMSFLLVVFVDAIIWELAPHAYDSSSLAKCFDILWIMTDQLSIWFATCLSIFYFLKIAHFSHPLFLWLKWRMRSMIVVFLAFSLFLLIFYFLLLGTLPIFMEIYMMAKSNQTLFSDTHETNAVKNLIVFHLTYLIPFLVSLVSLLLLFLSLVKHSRNCHLISTSSEDSRTKVHKKAMRMLLSFLILFIIHIFFLQLTHWLFMYCPMNSSVNLVMLTLDIFPLSHSYILILGNSKLRQTAVRALQHLESQLQEMILSLHRVSRVFTK; encoded by the exons ATGTTTATGACATTGATGACAGCAGGATTCATCACTGGAATGCTGGGGAATGTGTTCATTGGACTGGTCAACTGCTATGACTGGGTCAAGACCCACAAAGTCACCTTCATCAACTTCATCCTGATCTGTTTGGCAGTTTCCAGAATGAGCTTCCTGCTTGTGGTATTTGTTGATGCAATTATATGGGAACTAGCTCCTCATGCCTATGATTCTTCCAGTCTAGCAAAATGCTTTGATATATTATGGATCATGACTGACCAACTGTCTATATGGTTTGCCACTTGCCTCAGCATCTTCTACTTCCTCAAAATTGCCCATTTCTCCCATCCCCTTTTCCTCTGGTTGAAGTGGAGAATGAGAAGCATGATTGTTGTTTTTCttgcattttctttgttcttgctgattttttattttctactgcTTGGAACACTTCCTATTTTCATGGAGATTTACATGATGGCTAAAAGCAATCAGACTCTATTTTCAGATACACACGAAACCAATGCTGTCAAAAACCTAATTGTTTTTCACCTGACATACTTGATACCATTTCTTGTGTCCCTAGTATCATTGCtccttttatttttgtccttGGTGAAGCACTCCAGAAACTGCCACCTCATTTCCACCAGCTCTGAAGATTCTAGAACCAAGGTCCACAAGAAGGCAATGAGAATGCTGTTGTCTTTCCTCATTCTCTTtataattcacattttttttttg cagcTGACCCATTGGTTATTTATGTATTGTCCAATGAATAGCTCAGTTAATTTGGTTATGTTAACATtagatatttttcctttaagTCACTCATATATTCTAATCCTGGGAAATAGCAAGCTTCGGCAGACAGCAGTGAGGGCCCTTCAACATCTTGAAAGCCAGCTGCAAGAGATGATCCTCTCCCTTCATAGAGTCTCCAGAGTCTTTACTAAGTGA